Proteins from a genomic interval of Chionomys nivalis chromosome 7, mChiNiv1.1, whole genome shotgun sequence:
- the LOC130878533 gene encoding ubiquitin-like protein FUBI, translating into MQLFVRAQELHTLEVTGQETVAQIKAHVTSLEGIAPEDQVLLLAGSPLEDEATLGQCGVEALTTLEVAGRMLGGKVHGSLARAGKVRGQTPKVEEEEEEEEEEGRAKRRMQYNCRFVNVVATFGKKKGPSANS; encoded by the exons ATGCAGCTCTTTGTACGCGCCCAGGAACTACACACCCTCGAGGTGACCGGCCAAGAAACGGTCGCCCAGATCAAAGCTCATGTGACCTCACTGGAAGGCATTGCCCCGGAGGATCAAGTCCTGCTTCTGGCTGGCTCGCCGCTGGAGGATGAGGCCACCCTAGGCCAGTGTGGCGTGGAAGCTCTCACCACTTTGGAAGTAGCTGGCCGCATGCTGGGAGGTAAAGTTCATGGTTCCCTGGCCCGTGCTGGAAAAGTGAGAGGTCAAACTCccaaggtggaggaggaggaggaggaggaggaggagga AGGTCGGGCCAAGCGGCGGATGCAGTACAACTGTCGCTTTGTCAACGTCGTGGCCACCTTTGGCAAGAAGAAGGGCCCCAGTGCTAATTCCTAA